One Yoonia sp. BS5-3 genomic window carries:
- a CDS encoding filamentous hemagglutinin N-terminal domain-containing protein has translation MMIKMKKYLDNAVSALCIALLTIHPVMAQSIVSDADGPIVIDTANGTTMVMINTPDANGVSHNTFVEFGVGSDGAILNNVGENTAETQLGGIIQGNGNLTGGTAAIIINEVTTSNPTTLNGYLEVGGDRADVIVANPYGISCDGCGFINTDRLTITTGTPTYDGGDFTGLSVDGSAGVNIGTRGLDASDSTQFDLISRQITVAGAVQGQRIRVIAGRNDVIYATGEIIEKADDGSTKPTLAIDSTVLGGMYANAITITSTEDGVGVRAPQNMAANAGGMTITADGRLVMGNATASQNVTVQSTDTVEITGNVVAGGDADITSAEDLILAANAKLVADSAAILDIGGDLDVQNGAELAATRFDLDIAGSLRIGTNADVVAAETFAIDATTVFNMGVLASTNGGLLITTSLDLTNEGLLFGDSSVVLRSDESIYNNGGSIIANGDVEIRGDSGALATAFINQYGGIVETITGDISIAAVTFGNLREAPTIDGGLTQETGEDAADEGCSDDTCFDPVTVAGQITVNGEAAQIISAGDINLTGDTVSNAYSLISAGGDINIDVNTLENLGVNVYRDSGGTAEFVGAVFGTIEARGDVNGDVAGYVNNGAFSENTAIVSGPTDTDLSDITLDSIGNPDLFVENEDPDSEFVVETRPEFVDLDQFISSDYFLEAIEYNPELRRFGDAYAEALLIRKQLQELLGQLIVIEGLDERAQIEAMYNNAINELENLDLTPGVALTPEQIGALTSDIIWLEETEINGEIVLAPKVYLANPEIRFAGLSGAMITGQNVNFRTENFDNAGGIRATGEISIVASDTFSSTGGTISAENIAVIANAINVSTDGRTVVTGQGLVKLPLFNRSGQTDEVDVALQTATFEAGSNIVLSARDTITTAGARISAGDNITLLAGGDITIGALQLASATGDRRGSNRNYVERVDHLTTSLTAGGDILLLSSGNSAGQNDIVLEGAGLTAGGDVGLIAQDGDLVLAAVSDFYFRDYRRKSSGFLGFNSKVRQRMTTRITHQVTTIEGASITGVADNNIYVEGSRFTIPGVANDDVAPGQLAMVSVNGSSVFAAPFDIFVETSYRNNSTLWGLVSNSTTTKSAHDVARGVFADTAGDIALNSGGDLTLTAVDFNAGGEFVTQVSGTTYLLAAIEQDYQFSFTHRDNGVIMTDTTVEDISESVTFNRITAAGGVNLDPNSQIVLAGVRDPLFDSAHPAAWTTEAENGRSMLANAYLDIDSPAEDQETSGNDWKSLNSSEEDEEEDLHWREGGEWSEDGDFAIRQVALPKGVDGAEYAYLDGVVGRDDTINEPIELVSYSFYDRQYALNPAFKALVTIAVTQGIGSIGAFQIAADLGLTAQTVNAAGQTVTTLSAVGQGVNAAVASFSSTFVVEATAGVVSGDFDISDVVGQASFSAISAGLTTGVNLDTFGGSFEGVGWANESLFQTAGLGFGSELTFAALVERGIDATITAGLSAEIHETDFLESFSASMSSAAVNLTMADLQVGIGDLGLNEGGLAHAALHGTVGCLAAEALDGNCASGAAAGIAQSIYAGMQEGSEPLRGDYGSEEAYATAYSLWRAQIANQSELLGGGVGYLTSAGIAVNVSNAASIAKSGTLNNYLKHDQLIQLNNAFVACESAENPTNCRRDAWAVAEVQSEQNLQLLEACGTDQICIQRHVDLIAEGDIVRAHIIGTNWDTSNSVGGQRAIFNALINHSLRDGMGIEGDSHLYILEHFDQITRYDVATYALLQAAGCAEYCIETGGKPIGLSLVGKSSQLVTAQGTPNNVGFSNAQLQGAADSIQSQLNGPAANLRVTTVTQAQDGRIIVSTTGGLPTPAQRAEAQRIFGDDVEFVSGGTTTNAVGSTGHHAEQRGIQYLGDDAAGATQASSHYSCDGCAAAQSNSGITNITGNAADNGGQIGRPLDPSQAPDTE, from the coding sequence ATGATGATTAAGATGAAAAAATATCTTGATAACGCGGTTTCCGCCCTTTGCATTGCGCTTCTGACAATTCATCCGGTGATGGCCCAATCCATTGTGTCGGATGCCGATGGTCCGATCGTGATCGATACGGCCAATGGCACCACAATGGTCATGATCAACACGCCTGATGCAAATGGCGTGTCGCATAACACTTTTGTCGAATTCGGTGTCGGCTCTGACGGGGCGATCCTGAACAATGTGGGCGAGAATACTGCCGAAACCCAGCTTGGCGGCATTATTCAGGGTAATGGGAACCTGACTGGCGGGACCGCCGCGATCATCATCAACGAGGTGACAACCAGCAACCCGACGACGCTCAACGGATATCTAGAGGTCGGTGGGGACCGGGCCGATGTGATCGTCGCCAACCCTTATGGGATCAGCTGTGATGGCTGTGGTTTTATCAATACCGATCGTTTGACCATCACGACCGGGACACCAACCTATGATGGAGGTGACTTCACGGGCCTGTCTGTTGACGGCAGCGCAGGCGTTAACATTGGTACGCGCGGGCTGGATGCGTCCGATTCAACGCAATTCGATCTGATCTCGCGGCAGATCACTGTGGCTGGTGCCGTACAAGGGCAACGGATTCGCGTGATCGCGGGCCGCAACGATGTGATCTATGCGACCGGCGAGATCATCGAAAAGGCCGATGACGGCTCGACCAAGCCAACCCTTGCCATCGATTCAACCGTGTTGGGTGGCATGTATGCAAACGCTATCACAATCACCTCGACCGAAGATGGGGTGGGTGTGCGTGCCCCGCAAAACATGGCGGCCAATGCGGGCGGTATGACGATTACGGCAGATGGCCGTCTGGTCATGGGCAACGCGACGGCCAGTCAAAATGTGACAGTGCAAAGCACGGACACTGTTGAGATTACTGGCAATGTGGTCGCAGGCGGCGACGCAGATATCACAAGTGCCGAAGATCTGATCCTGGCTGCAAACGCCAAGCTGGTCGCGGACAGTGCCGCAATACTGGATATCGGCGGTGATCTGGACGTGCAGAACGGCGCAGAGCTGGCTGCCACACGATTTGATCTGGACATCGCCGGATCGCTTCGGATTGGAACGAATGCCGATGTTGTCGCGGCAGAGACTTTCGCGATTGACGCAACCACCGTATTCAACATGGGCGTTTTGGCGTCGACCAATGGTGGCTTGCTGATCACGACCAGCCTTGACCTGACGAACGAGGGGCTGTTGTTCGGTGATTCATCCGTTGTCCTGCGGAGTGATGAATCGATCTACAACAACGGCGGTTCGATCATTGCCAATGGCGATGTCGAGATCAGGGGAGACTCTGGCGCTCTGGCGACGGCGTTTATCAACCAGTATGGCGGTATTGTTGAGACAATCACCGGTGACATCAGCATCGCAGCAGTAACATTCGGTAACCTGCGCGAGGCACCGACCATTGATGGCGGATTGACCCAAGAGACAGGTGAAGACGCCGCAGACGAAGGCTGCAGCGATGATACATGCTTTGATCCGGTCACTGTTGCGGGCCAAATTACGGTGAATGGCGAAGCCGCGCAGATTATCTCGGCCGGTGATATCAATCTCACTGGTGACACCGTTTCAAACGCATACAGCCTGATTTCGGCAGGTGGTGACATCAATATCGATGTGAACACGCTCGAAAATCTCGGGGTGAATGTTTACCGCGATAGTGGTGGTACTGCCGAATTTGTGGGTGCCGTCTTTGGAACGATTGAAGCCCGCGGTGATGTGAATGGCGATGTTGCCGGCTATGTCAATAACGGCGCCTTCTCAGAAAACACGGCCATCGTCAGCGGCCCTACCGATACTGATCTGAGCGATATCACGCTGGATTCTATTGGTAATCCTGACCTTTTCGTCGAAAATGAGGACCCCGATTCCGAGTTCGTGGTGGAAACCCGCCCTGAATTTGTCGATCTCGACCAGTTCATATCATCAGATTATTTTCTTGAAGCCATCGAATATAACCCCGAGCTAAGACGGTTCGGCGATGCCTATGCCGAGGCACTTTTGATCCGCAAGCAATTGCAGGAATTGCTGGGGCAGCTGATTGTCATAGAGGGGCTTGATGAGCGCGCCCAGATCGAGGCGATGTATAACAACGCCATCAATGAACTGGAAAATCTTGATCTTACCCCGGGCGTTGCCCTTACGCCTGAACAGATCGGTGCATTGACCAGCGACATTATCTGGCTTGAAGAGACCGAGATCAACGGCGAGATCGTCCTTGCCCCAAAAGTCTATCTGGCGAACCCGGAAATCCGGTTTGCAGGCCTGAGCGGTGCGATGATCACCGGCCAGAATGTCAATTTCCGGACTGAGAATTTTGACAATGCGGGCGGCATTCGGGCGACGGGTGAAATTTCGATCGTCGCCAGCGATACGTTCAGTTCTACCGGGGGCACGATCTCGGCTGAAAATATTGCTGTGATCGCAAATGCGATCAATGTCTCCACCGATGGACGCACTGTCGTGACAGGTCAGGGGCTTGTCAAACTGCCGCTCTTCAATCGGTCCGGCCAGACCGACGAAGTTGACGTGGCCTTGCAAACAGCGACCTTTGAGGCTGGCAGTAACATTGTTCTTAGCGCGCGCGATACAATCACGACCGCTGGCGCGCGGATCAGCGCAGGCGACAATATCACCTTGCTGGCCGGCGGAGATATCACGATCGGTGCCCTTCAGTTGGCGTCAGCGACCGGGGATCGGCGTGGATCAAACCGCAATTACGTTGAACGGGTCGATCACCTGACGACCAGCTTGACTGCAGGCGGCGATATTCTGCTACTGTCGTCAGGGAATAGTGCGGGTCAGAATGATATCGTCCTGGAAGGGGCGGGACTGACTGCAGGCGGTGATGTCGGCCTCATCGCGCAGGATGGCGATCTTGTCCTAGCAGCGGTCAGCGATTTCTATTTCCGCGACTATCGGCGCAAATCTTCGGGCTTCCTTGGCTTCAATAGCAAGGTCCGGCAGCGGATGACCACCCGTATCACCCATCAGGTGACAACGATTGAAGGCGCGTCGATTACCGGTGTGGCGGACAATAATATCTATGTCGAAGGTAGCCGCTTCACCATTCCCGGGGTAGCAAATGACGATGTCGCACCTGGCCAGTTGGCAATGGTGTCGGTCAATGGCAGCTCGGTCTTTGCGGCGCCATTCGATATCTTCGTTGAGACAAGCTACCGGAACAACTCAACCCTGTGGGGGCTAGTCAGCAATTCGACCACGACCAAAAGCGCGCATGATGTGGCGCGCGGGGTTTTTGCGGATACAGCCGGTGATATTGCACTGAACTCTGGCGGGGATCTGACCCTGACGGCGGTCGACTTCAACGCCGGCGGAGAGTTCGTGACCCAGGTCAGCGGGACAACCTACCTGCTGGCGGCAATCGAACAGGATTACCAGTTCAGCTTCACGCATCGCGACAATGGCGTGATCATGACGGACACGACGGTTGAAGACATCAGCGAAAGCGTCACCTTCAACCGCATCACAGCAGCTGGCGGCGTCAATCTGGACCCGAACTCACAAATTGTGCTGGCAGGGGTGCGTGATCCGCTCTTTGACAGCGCACATCCGGCAGCATGGACAACCGAGGCCGAAAATGGGCGGTCGATGCTCGCGAACGCCTATCTAGACATCGATTCCCCGGCCGAAGACCAAGAAACGAGCGGTAACGACTGGAAATCGTTGAACAGTTCAGAGGAAGATGAAGAAGAGGATCTTCATTGGCGTGAGGGCGGAGAGTGGAGCGAAGATGGTGACTTCGCCATCCGTCAGGTCGCGCTACCTAAGGGCGTTGACGGGGCGGAATACGCCTATCTGGACGGGGTGGTCGGCCGCGATGACACCATCAACGAGCCGATCGAACTGGTCAGCTACAGCTTCTATGACAGACAATACGCCCTGAACCCCGCGTTCAAAGCACTTGTGACGATAGCAGTCACGCAAGGCATCGGAAGCATAGGGGCATTCCAAATAGCGGCGGATCTTGGATTGACGGCACAAACAGTCAATGCGGCGGGGCAGACGGTCACAACGCTTTCGGCCGTTGGGCAAGGTGTCAACGCCGCAGTCGCATCGTTCAGCAGCACATTTGTTGTAGAGGCCACCGCAGGCGTCGTGTCTGGGGATTTCGATATCTCTGATGTCGTCGGGCAGGCGAGCTTTTCCGCGATATCGGCAGGACTGACCACCGGTGTCAATCTGGACACATTTGGCGGTTCGTTTGAAGGCGTGGGCTGGGCGAATGAATCGCTTTTCCAGACCGCGGGGCTCGGCTTTGGTAGCGAGCTGACCTTCGCTGCGCTGGTCGAGCGCGGTATCGACGCCACGATTACCGCAGGCCTGAGCGCAGAGATCCATGAGACGGATTTCCTCGAAAGCTTCTCTGCCAGCATGAGCAGCGCAGCCGTCAATCTGACGATGGCTGACCTGCAGGTCGGGATCGGGGATCTGGGACTGAACGAAGGCGGGTTGGCCCATGCCGCACTGCACGGCACTGTGGGGTGCCTTGCGGCCGAGGCGCTCGACGGAAACTGTGCATCAGGCGCAGCTGCTGGGATCGCGCAATCAATCTATGCCGGGATGCAGGAAGGCAGCGAACCGTTGCGCGGAGACTACGGTTCCGAAGAGGCCTACGCCACGGCTTACAGTCTCTGGCGTGCACAGATTGCAAACCAATCGGAATTGCTAGGTGGCGGGGTCGGTTATCTGACTTCAGCAGGCATCGCGGTAAATGTTTCGAACGCAGCCAGCATCGCCAAATCCGGCACTCTCAACAACTACCTCAAGCACGATCAACTCATCCAGTTGAACAACGCCTTTGTTGCCTGCGAGTCTGCCGAAAACCCAACTAATTGTCGGCGCGATGCTTGGGCCGTTGCTGAAGTGCAATCAGAGCAAAATCTACAACTGTTGGAAGCCTGCGGGACAGATCAGATCTGCATCCAGCGTCATGTGGATCTGATAGCCGAAGGTGACATCGTCCGTGCGCACATAATTGGCACCAATTGGGACACGAGCAACTCCGTTGGCGGGCAGCGTGCAATATTTAATGCGCTGATCAACCATTCCTTGCGCGATGGGATGGGGATTGAAGGGGATTCTCACCTCTATATCCTCGAGCATTTTGATCAAATCACGCGATATGATGTCGCGACCTATGCGCTCCTGCAGGCCGCTGGATGTGCCGAATACTGTATAGAGACAGGTGGTAAACCGATTGGGCTTTCATTGGTGGGTAAGAGTTCGCAGTTGGTTACTGCGCAAGGTACACCAAATAATGTAGGTTTTTCGAATGCACAGTTGCAAGGAGCAGCAGATAGTATTCAATCTCAACTTAATGGGCCTGCGGCTAATTTGAGAGTTACCACGGTGACTCAGGCCCAAGATGGCCGTATCATTGTTTCAACAACTGGTGGCCTGCCCACGCCAGCACAACGTGCAGAAGCGCAAAGAATATTTGGAGATGATGTCGAATTCGTTTCTGGTGGAACGACTACAAATGCAGTAGGATCCACAGGTCATCATGCGGAACAACGAGGTATCCAATACCTTGGCGATGACGCTGCTGGAGCAACTCAAGCCTCTAGTCATTATTCGTGTGATGGATGTGCAGCGGCACAATCAAATTCAGGAATAACAAACATAACTGGAAATGCGGCCGATAATGGGGGGCAAATAGGAAGGCCCCTTGATCCAAGTCAGGCTCCAGATACGGAATAA
- a CDS encoding DUF416 family protein, protein MRPIFLHQESIFALLRELSHRQVTLFLCAVCQRQMGVYCEYVSGHPWDNRSELRSILNTCWHVSVFNENYEAIIEPEMTDFLDVDFNQSSSRFAIDAFSSIWHLTRWIVSKDECSIAGPVENAFSILDGYIYELVAQTEVTAQNDLMVDQHQLVQQEIHRQNLQLQRVSSLGWGSENWRSFQAEVEGETLLSA, encoded by the coding sequence ATGAGACCTATTTTTTTACATCAGGAAAGTATCTTTGCACTTTTGAGGGAACTTTCACATCGTCAAGTTACACTTTTTCTTTGTGCTGTCTGTCAGCGACAAATGGGTGTTTATTGTGAATATGTCAGCGGGCACCCGTGGGACAATAGATCGGAACTTCGCTCAATACTGAATACATGTTGGCATGTGAGCGTTTTCAATGAAAACTATGAAGCAATCATTGAGCCGGAAATGACTGACTTTTTAGATGTTGATTTTAATCAATCATCTTCAAGGTTTGCCATAGATGCGTTTTCTTCAATTTGGCACTTGACGCGTTGGATTGTTAGCAAAGATGAGTGTAGCATTGCTGGACCAGTAGAAAATGCCTTTAGTATATTGGATGGGTATATTTACGAGTTGGTGGCTCAGACAGAAGTTACGGCTCAAAACGATCTAATGGTCGATCAACATCAACTTGTGCAGCAAGAGATACACCGTCAAAATTTACAGTTGCAGAGAGTTTCAAGTCTAGGATGGGGAAGTGAGAATTGGCGAAGTTTCCAAGCAGAGGTCGAAGGTGAAACGTTGCTATCCGCATGA
- a CDS encoding ShlB/FhaC/HecB family hemolysin secretion/activation protein has product MMRFFPAIFVGCAAILTASAAQAQLACIPIDTIDVAGTTLLTTAEINGALAPFEGACLDLEGINAALEAVTFLYVDRGYVTARAYLPEQNIADRSLDITVVEGELSAVRFNGEERPIWEAIVFPSLAGKAANLREIEQGLEIIRGMPAYNATMEISAGAAEGQSILEVTAIADKPWTARVGIDNQGTPGSGQYQGTVNLTYDHLLGLNESWALNLSRGTEEYPFSYDTGGAASESAGLSVRFPYGRWAFETNYQYSGYETDTLGPITAIGTDGWTHTATIGLSRVMHRNQISKTILSTSVEWRENVNRIAEIQINASSRTLASARLDLEHERAFLGGSLTAALGYEQGLDALGAEVAPDPLVGPNAQFELGDFTINYFRPWQTGIGQISYSGTLRGQYSEDVLYGNYQFGVGGFSSVRGVNRGTVDLPPDPENPDAAARRDIGIFRGSSGAYWRNDLIWVPELSLPADLGALQIYAGLDAGIVDVADSDFSPTLVGSAVGMRLTGGTYTADFSWQQLLSGPENFDDPASPLAGVFELPDGLFVASLSMRF; this is encoded by the coding sequence ATGATGCGTTTTTTCCCCGCCATTTTTGTTGGCTGTGCTGCGATACTGACGGCGTCTGCTGCGCAGGCACAGCTTGCCTGTATCCCGATTGATACGATTGATGTCGCCGGCACGACGCTGCTGACCACCGCCGAGATTAATGGCGCCCTTGCGCCATTTGAAGGCGCTTGTTTGGACTTAGAGGGGATTAATGCTGCGCTTGAGGCGGTGACTTTTCTCTATGTGGACAGGGGCTATGTGACCGCCCGGGCATATCTGCCCGAGCAGAATATCGCGGATCGTTCGCTTGATATCACCGTGGTCGAAGGCGAGTTGAGCGCTGTGCGTTTTAACGGTGAAGAACGGCCCATCTGGGAGGCAATCGTTTTTCCAAGTCTCGCAGGAAAGGCTGCAAATCTGCGCGAGATTGAGCAGGGGCTAGAGATCATTCGCGGCATGCCAGCCTATAATGCGACAATGGAAATTAGTGCAGGCGCGGCCGAGGGGCAGTCAATTCTGGAGGTGACGGCGATTGCAGATAAGCCCTGGACGGCCCGGGTTGGTATCGACAATCAGGGCACACCCGGCAGCGGACAATATCAGGGTACGGTCAATCTGACCTATGATCATCTTTTGGGGCTGAATGAGAGCTGGGCTCTTAATCTGTCGCGCGGCACTGAAGAGTATCCGTTTTCCTATGATACCGGCGGTGCAGCATCTGAAAGCGCGGGTCTTTCGGTGCGTTTTCCCTATGGTCGATGGGCGTTTGAGACGAATTATCAGTATTCTGGATATGAGACGGACACATTGGGGCCGATTACGGCAATCGGAACCGATGGTTGGACGCATACCGCGACCATTGGCCTGTCACGGGTTATGCATCGTAATCAGATCAGCAAAACCATCCTGTCTACCAGTGTTGAATGGCGTGAGAACGTCAATCGGATCGCAGAAATTCAGATCAATGCTTCAAGTCGGACTTTGGCGAGCGCCCGCCTTGATCTTGAACATGAGCGCGCGTTTCTTGGCGGCAGTCTGACCGCCGCTTTGGGGTATGAGCAAGGCTTGGATGCGCTTGGCGCAGAAGTGGCGCCTGACCCGTTAGTTGGTCCAAATGCCCAGTTCGAACTGGGCGATTTCACCATCAACTACTTCCGCCCGTGGCAAACTGGCATTGGCCAAATCAGTTATTCGGGTACCTTGCGCGGCCAGTATTCCGAAGATGTTCTTTATGGGAATTACCAGTTTGGTGTCGGGGGCTTCTCTTCGGTCAGAGGTGTTAATCGCGGTACTGTAGATTTGCCGCCCGACCCGGAAAATCCTGATGCGGCGGCCCGCAGAGACATTGGTATCTTTCGCGGCAGTAGCGGTGCCTATTGGCGCAACGATTTGATATGGGTCCCTGAATTAAGTTTGCCAGCGGACCTTGGTGCTTTACAAATTTATGCGGGTTTGGATGCGGGTATCGTGGATGTTGCGGATTCTGATTTTTCGCCCACATTGGTTGGCTCTGCTGTTGGGATGCGTTTGACTGGCGGCACGTATACGGCCGATTTCAGCTGGCAGCAGCTTTTGAGCGGACCTGAAAATTTTGACGATCCCGCGTCCCCGTTAGCCGGTGTGTTTGAACTTCCAGACGGGCTGTTTGTTGCCTCACTCTCGATGCGCTTTTGA